A single window of Acetohalobium arabaticum DSM 5501 DNA harbors:
- a CDS encoding septum site-determining protein MinC, giving the protein MQDEGVNFRWDEGSLVITLDDELDFQHLIEQLKEKVIKAKGFFINSNLRIELNNRKLNKEEKNQLVEIFNSLQGLSVIEIVSNSILDQKTEEVKEDSELPTLLLNRTLRSGQSITYEGNVVIKGDVNPGAEVTATGDILVMGIFRGIGHAGASGREESTIIAFRLQPLQLRIGNKISRAPDGEVNYSTDYADRPEIALIKDGAILIKELKN; this is encoded by the coding sequence ATGCAGGATGAGGGAGTTAATTTTAGATGGGATGAAGGAAGTTTAGTTATTACATTGGATGATGAGTTAGATTTTCAGCATTTAATTGAGCAATTAAAAGAAAAGGTTATTAAAGCTAAAGGCTTTTTTATAAATTCCAACCTTAGAATTGAGCTTAATAATCGTAAGTTAAATAAAGAAGAAAAGAACCAATTAGTCGAAATATTCAATTCATTACAGGGCTTATCAGTTATAGAGATAGTTAGCAATAGTATTCTGGATCAGAAAACAGAAGAAGTTAAAGAGGATTCAGAATTACCTACCTTATTATTGAACCGGACACTGCGGTCTGGTCAATCAATTACATATGAAGGCAATGTAGTTATTAAAGGAGATGTCAATCCAGGAGCCGAGGTAACAGCTACTGGTGATATATTAGTGATGGGAATTTTTCGTGGTATAGGCCATGCTGGAGCTAGCGGGAGAGAGGAATCAACAATTATTGCCTTTCGGCTGCAGCCGCTACAGTTAAGAATCGGGAATAAGATTTCTAGAGCTCCTGATGGTGAGGTTAATTATTCTACAGATTATGCTGATAGGCCAGAAATTGCATTAATTAAGGACGGAGCTATCTTAATTAAAGAATTAAAGAATTAA
- a CDS encoding rod shape-determining protein — protein sequence MVLDFLTAPFSRDMGIDLGTANTLVYVKGKGVLITEPSVVAIRKDSNEVLKVGEDAKDMIGRTPGNIVAIRPMKDGVIANFEITEKMLRHFITKAHKRRRLVRPRIIVCVPSGVTEVEKRAVIDAALQAGAREAYLIEEPMAAAIGAGLPVDEPTGNMVVDIGGGTTEVAVISLGGIVTKKSIRVGGDEMDEAIVNHIKSKYNLTIGERTAESVKMDIGSVYSVEEGEEEEIDIRGRDLVNGLPKTITVTSNEIIEALEEPVFNIVKAVTDTLERTPPELSADIMDRGIIMAGGGALLTGLDQLLCEETGMPVYLAEDPLHCVVEGTSKVLDELNSLRDVLISPKRLS from the coding sequence ATGGTACTGGACTTTTTAACTGCACCATTTTCACGAGATATGGGAATTGATTTAGGAACTGCTAATACATTGGTCTATGTAAAAGGTAAAGGGGTTTTAATTACTGAACCTTCTGTAGTAGCTATTAGAAAGGATAGTAATGAGGTTTTAAAAGTTGGAGAAGATGCCAAAGATATGATTGGGCGAACTCCTGGTAATATAGTAGCTATTCGTCCCATGAAGGATGGAGTTATTGCTAATTTTGAAATTACTGAAAAGATGTTGCGACATTTTATTACTAAAGCACATAAACGGAGAAGACTGGTTAGACCGAGAATTATTGTCTGTGTACCTTCTGGTGTAACAGAAGTAGAAAAAAGAGCGGTAATTGATGCTGCCTTGCAGGCGGGAGCCAGAGAAGCTTATTTAATTGAGGAGCCAATGGCGGCAGCTATAGGTGCTGGTTTACCTGTTGATGAACCAACCGGAAATATGGTAGTTGATATCGGCGGTGGTACTACAGAGGTTGCAGTTATTTCATTAGGTGGAATTGTTACTAAGAAGTCTATCCGGGTTGGCGGTGATGAGATGGATGAAGCGATTGTAAACCATATTAAGAGTAAATATAATTTAACGATAGGGGAAAGAACAGCCGAATCAGTTAAGATGGATATCGGATCGGTTTATTCTGTTGAGGAAGGAGAGGAGGAAGAAATAGATATTAGAGGACGGGATTTAGTTAATGGTCTTCCCAAGACAATTACAGTAACTTCTAATGAAATTATAGAGGCTCTAGAAGAACCTGTTTTTAATATCGTTAAAGCAGTTACAGATACCTTGGAGAGGACACCACCGGAATTATCAGCAGATATTATGGATCGCGGTATTATTATGGCCGGTGGAGGTGCTTTATTGACCGGTCTAGATCAGCTGTTATGTGAGGAAACAGGTATGCCGGTCTATTTAGCTGAAGATCCGCTCCACTGTGTTGTAGAAGGAACTAGTAAAGTATTGGATGAGTTGAATAGCTTACGAGATGTTTTAATTAGCCCTAAACGTCTATCCTAG
- a CDS encoding TIGR03960 family B12-binding radical SAM protein, with product MKQEEIEEKLEDILPKVSKPTRYLGNELNVVNKDLDKQQVNFLLAFPDIYEVGMSHLGIRILYHLLNEQEDIAAERVYMPWFDLEEKMQELEMPLFSLESKEPASNFDIVGFTLQYELSYSNILTMLDLAEIPLMSEDRTTEDPLVIAGGPCTVNPEPITDFFDVIVIGEAEALLEELVTVYNRWQKTGDSREELLHQLAGISGVYVPDFYNIDYNRTEVDSFTVEYSDLSDRITKRVVSDLDESYYPSRWIVPYMDIVHDRINLEVARGCSRGCRFCQAGMTYRPVRERSQERLEELAADLIDQTGYEELGLTSLSTSDYSEIEELTEKLVKDYSELQVGLSLPSLRAEPSSVELAKKVQKVKKTGLTFAPEAGTQRLRDVINKGVTENDLMEAVQAAYDAGWQRVKLYFMIGLPTETEDDLAGIVKLAKKVAAVGKLKVKVGVSTFIPKPYTPFQWVGFNKLEDLRDKIDYLQQNLKGRGLSLDWNDPALSLLEAAFSRGDRRLNQVLMEAWKLGAQFDGWTEHFDIDLWRQAFKESGMDLEEYVYRDFDPEDRLPWDHIEVGVSKDYLRKEYDKALSEETTEDCRFTDCSGCGVNQILDIDNCLVGGERNED from the coding sequence ATGAAGCAAGAAGAAATAGAGGAAAAATTAGAAGATATACTACCAAAGGTCAGTAAGCCTACAAGATATCTAGGTAATGAATTAAATGTTGTAAATAAGGATTTAGATAAACAGCAGGTTAACTTTCTGTTAGCCTTTCCTGATATTTATGAAGTGGGAATGTCCCATCTAGGAATTAGGATTCTATACCATTTACTTAATGAGCAAGAAGATATAGCAGCAGAGCGGGTCTATATGCCCTGGTTTGATTTAGAGGAGAAGATGCAGGAGCTTGAAATGCCGCTTTTTAGTCTTGAAAGCAAAGAACCAGCAAGTAATTTTGATATTGTTGGTTTTACACTGCAGTATGAATTAAGCTATAGCAATATTCTCACTATGTTGGATTTAGCTGAGATTCCTCTTATGAGTGAGGATAGAACTACAGAGGATCCGTTAGTTATAGCCGGCGGGCCCTGTACAGTAAATCCGGAACCTATAACTGACTTTTTTGATGTTATAGTAATTGGTGAAGCCGAAGCACTACTTGAAGAGTTAGTAACTGTCTATAACCGGTGGCAGAAGACTGGAGACAGCAGAGAAGAATTATTACACCAACTTGCTGGAATATCAGGCGTTTATGTGCCTGATTTTTATAATATAGATTATAACAGAACAGAAGTTGATTCTTTTACTGTTGAATATTCTGATCTGTCTGATAGAATAACTAAAAGAGTAGTTTCTGATTTAGATGAGAGTTACTATCCATCCCGGTGGATAGTTCCTTATATGGATATTGTACATGATAGAATTAATTTAGAAGTAGCCCGCGGCTGTTCTCGCGGCTGTAGATTCTGTCAGGCTGGTATGACCTACCGCCCGGTAAGAGAAAGAAGCCAGGAGAGGTTGGAAGAATTAGCAGCAGATTTGATTGATCAGACAGGGTATGAAGAATTGGGGTTAACATCATTAAGTACCAGTGACTATTCTGAGATTGAAGAACTGACTGAGAAGCTAGTAAAGGATTATTCTGAACTGCAGGTAGGACTCAGCTTACCTTCACTGCGGGCTGAGCCTTCTTCTGTTGAATTAGCTAAAAAAGTACAGAAAGTAAAGAAGACAGGCCTGACCTTTGCTCCGGAGGCAGGTACCCAGCGGCTTAGAGATGTGATAAATAAAGGTGTGACCGAAAATGATTTAATGGAAGCAGTTCAGGCTGCTTATGATGCCGGCTGGCAGCGGGTTAAGCTTTACTTTATGATTGGTCTGCCTACTGAGACTGAAGATGATTTAGCCGGGATTGTTAAGCTGGCTAAGAAGGTAGCAGCAGTTGGTAAGCTTAAGGTTAAGGTCGGTGTATCTACCTTTATTCCTAAACCTTATACTCCGTTTCAATGGGTTGGTTTCAATAAATTGGAGGACTTGAGAGATAAGATTGATTATTTGCAGCAGAACTTGAAAGGAAGAGGTTTATCGCTGGACTGGAATGATCCAGCATTGAGCCTATTGGAAGCTGCTTTCTCCCGCGGTGACCGGAGATTAAATCAGGTATTGATGGAAGCCTGGAAATTAGGAGCTCAATTTGACGGCTGGACTGAACATTTTGATATTGATCTCTGGAGGCAGGCCTTTAAGGAATCCGGTATGGATTTAGAAGAATATGTCTACCGAGACTTTGATCCTGAGGATAGACTGCCCTGGGACCATATTGAAGTTGGAGTAAGTAAAGATTACTTACGCAAAGAATATGATAAAGCATTATCTGAAGAAACAACAGAGGACTGCAGGTTTACAGACTGCAGCGGCTGTGGAGTTAATCAGATTTTGGATATTGATAACTGTCTAGTAGGTGGTGAACGTAATGAAGATTAG
- the minE gene encoding cell division topological specificity factor MinE, whose product MIESIKNFFTEEKDSKDVAKERLELVLVHDRIDISPETLEDMKGELINVVSKYVKIEESKLEINLAQDDKMIALKANIPVKRKVE is encoded by the coding sequence GTGATTGAATCTATTAAGAATTTCTTTACAGAGGAAAAGGATAGTAAGGATGTGGCTAAAGAAAGGCTAGAATTGGTTTTGGTTCATGACCGGATTGATATTTCTCCGGAAACATTAGAAGATATGAAGGGCGAATTGATTAACGTTGTTTCTAAGTATGTCAAAATTGAAGAGAGTAAATTGGAAATAAACCTAGCCCAAGATGATAAAATGATAGCTCTTAAAGCTAATATTCCTGTTAAAAGAAAAGTAGAATAA
- the rodA gene encoding rod shape-determining protein RodA gives MRLKKLLQNLDYWIPILVIILVGIGLVVINSATGANSSIIQNRFIIKQLIAIILGILLLIISLFFDYRALRNYSNIIYIFTLLLLFLVLVLGTRISGSKSWIKLGAVSIQPAELAKLGLIISLADFLAARGEKLKELKHFLFSCLYICPILILTLAQNDLGTVLVLVAIFAGMFFTAGANLKYYFGIIGLGSLLIGGSLIAHFCFGLPIPLKKYQLMRLIIFWNPDLDPLGYGYNIIQSKIAIGSGGLLGKGLFAGTQTQLGFLPEKHTDFIFSVLGEELGFIGGIVVLVCFLLLLWRSIKVAFEAKDNFGQLLVVGVISMFLFHIFENIGMTIGIMPITGLPLPFISYGGSSLLTNILAVALIINVNIRRKKLIF, from the coding sequence ATGAGATTAAAGAAATTATTACAGAATTTAGATTACTGGATTCCGATTTTGGTAATAATTTTGGTGGGAATCGGTTTAGTAGTTATTAATAGCGCTACCGGTGCTAACAGTAGTATAATTCAGAATAGATTCATCATTAAGCAGTTAATAGCTATTATATTAGGAATATTATTATTAATTATAAGCCTTTTTTTCGATTATCGGGCATTAAGAAATTATTCAAATATAATATATATATTTACTCTCTTATTACTATTTTTGGTGTTAGTTTTAGGGACGAGAATTTCAGGATCAAAAAGCTGGATTAAGTTAGGAGCGGTTAGTATTCAGCCGGCTGAACTGGCTAAATTGGGTTTGATTATTAGTTTAGCTGATTTTTTAGCAGCTCGGGGAGAAAAGTTAAAGGAACTAAAACACTTTCTATTTTCCTGTTTATATATCTGCCCCATTTTAATTTTGACTTTAGCCCAGAATGATTTAGGAACAGTGTTAGTTTTAGTTGCTATTTTTGCTGGTATGTTCTTTACTGCTGGAGCTAATCTTAAATATTACTTTGGAATTATAGGGCTAGGTAGTTTATTGATTGGTGGTAGTTTAATAGCCCATTTTTGTTTTGGCTTACCTATTCCGCTTAAAAAGTATCAACTAATGAGATTGATAATCTTTTGGAATCCTGATCTGGATCCTTTAGGCTATGGTTATAATATAATCCAATCTAAAATTGCTATCGGCTCTGGAGGACTATTGGGGAAGGGGTTATTTGCTGGGACCCAGACACAGTTAGGCTTTCTACCGGAAAAGCATACTGACTTTATCTTTTCAGTGTTAGGTGAGGAGTTAGGATTTATCGGTGGAATTGTCGTTCTAGTCTGTTTCCTTCTTCTATTGTGGCGTTCAATTAAAGTAGCCTTTGAAGCTAAGGATAATTTTGGTCAATTATTGGTAGTTGGGGTTATTTCTATGTTTCTGTTTCACATTTTTGAGAATATAGGCATGACGATTGGAATTATGCCGATTACTGGACTTCCGCTGCCCTTCATTAGTTATGGAGGAAGTTCACTCTTAACTAATATTTTAGCTGTAGCTTTAATTATCAATGTAAATATCAGAAGGAAGAAACTGATCTTTTGA
- a CDS encoding TIGR03936 family radical SAM-associated protein, whose product MKIRAKMAKGDEVKFISHLNLMNTLTRALRRARIPIKFSQGYTPRPAISFGSALAVGVVSKSEYIDFELETDFSVKKFKEDLNEELPPGIRILKVKEIPENTKSLMAVINAARYRIELKMEDTIDKSEAEEMLADFLSRDEIMIIRKRRNKSDREFNLRPMVFELELLDVIDKKVVVEALIQTGSSGNLRTEELVRAFQQRYPVSDDFELTQVQRLGLYVKRGKKLLTPFEAAVE is encoded by the coding sequence ATGAAGATTAGAGCAAAGATGGCTAAAGGTGATGAAGTTAAGTTTATTTCTCATCTGAATTTGATGAATACATTAACTAGAGCCTTACGAAGGGCTAGAATACCGATTAAGTTTTCGCAAGGTTATACCCCTCGCCCAGCTATCTCTTTTGGTTCTGCTTTGGCTGTAGGAGTTGTAAGTAAGAGTGAGTATATAGATTTTGAATTGGAGACTGATTTTTCAGTAAAGAAATTTAAGGAAGATTTAAATGAAGAATTACCGCCAGGGATTAGGATTCTTAAAGTTAAGGAAATACCGGAGAATACTAAATCCTTAATGGCAGTGATTAATGCAGCTCGCTATAGAATAGAATTAAAGATGGAAGATACTATTGATAAGAGTGAAGCTGAAGAAATGCTGGCTGATTTTCTGAGTAGAGATGAAATTATGATAATTCGTAAACGGAGGAATAAGTCTGACCGGGAATTTAATCTGCGACCGATGGTTTTTGAGTTGGAATTGTTAGATGTGATAGATAAAAAAGTTGTAGTTGAAGCCTTGATTCAGACAGGCAGCAGCGGCAATCTGCGGACAGAAGAATTGGTTAGGGCTTTCCAGCAGAGGTATCCGGTCAGTGATGATTTTGAGTTAACTCAGGTACAGAGATTAGGATTATATGTTAAAAGAGGAAAGAAGCTGCTTACTCCTTTTGAAGCAGCTGTGGAATAA
- the mreD gene encoding rod shape-determining protein MreD, producing the protein MRYLIYFLLILTALILQITIFAFNPIWGITPDLLLIVVISLALLNGYRRGAYIGFIAGLLQELFSSGLFGVNIITKLTFGYICGFFKGKVYSGNVLLPGFLVGITTFLNQSLIIFLNKNIVLESRFLMQFKKAVGPLIGYHVLLSLFIYPAIYYINQKYQ; encoded by the coding sequence ATGAGGTATTTGATCTATTTTTTATTGATATTAACTGCGTTGATTTTACAGATTACCATATTTGCTTTTAATCCGATCTGGGGAATAACTCCAGATTTGCTTTTGATTGTAGTGATTAGTCTGGCTTTACTAAATGGTTATCGGCGTGGGGCCTATATAGGATTTATAGCAGGGCTTTTACAAGAATTATTTTCCAGTGGGTTATTTGGAGTTAATATAATCACTAAATTAACTTTTGGCTATATCTGTGGATTCTTTAAAGGTAAAGTTTATTCAGGGAATGTTCTGCTGCCGGGATTCTTAGTTGGAATCACAACCTTTTTGAACCAGTCTTTGATTATTTTTTTGAATAAAAATATTGTATTGGAGTCTAGGTTCTTGATGCAGTTTAAAAAGGCTGTAGGTCCTTTGATAGGTTATCATGTTTTATTGTCATTATTTATTTATCCAGCCATCTATTATATTAATCAGAAGTATCAGTAA
- the mrdA gene encoding penicillin-binding protein 2: MAKKDKFNQRLRYLRIIIVILFMILAGRLFFLQILSGNKYQKLANGNRIHVREIKAPRGKIKSKDGKILVSNRLAYTVSILPDKINNELEATLEKLSRFLDMGIDELEAKVNGDVDSKSVVLKRDISQRELVILEENKSELPGVIINKIPVRDYVYDQLGSHFLGYVGEISAAQLERYQDSGYKVNDIIGKTGLELEYEEYLRGNDGKKQLEVNSLGQKKQTLGIKQPTSGNDLILNIDSELQKIVQQHLKDGLERLQNKAKEDDEIPEPPTGGAVVALDPNTGEVLALSSAPNYDLSLFSGGISSKNWKKLNSDPQRPLLNRAISRTPPSGSIFKLVTGTAAIEELGVTADSEFYDPGYYQVADTKFKNWLTGGQGNLDFIDAIAFSNNTVFYELGHKLYKQDKNLLQEYAKEYGLGKKTGIDLPNEKDGLVPSPAWREEHFTKHINKVWLPGYTINLAIGQGNLKTTPIQLANLISAIANGGTIYSPQIVDRIVGHQNQVVKDYKPQILNELSVSDSTLEILQTGMEGVTTYGTAGSFFEDLSITVAGKTGTAQTNSNRSNHAWFAGYAPVDNPQIAIVVFIEYGSSSRNTLPIARQILEDYLVK, translated from the coding sequence TTGGCAAAGAAAGATAAATTTAATCAGCGGTTAAGATACTTGAGAATTATAATAGTTATTCTCTTTATGATTCTGGCTGGAAGGCTCTTCTTTTTACAGATTCTTTCCGGAAATAAATACCAAAAGTTAGCTAATGGTAACCGGATTCATGTTCGGGAAATTAAGGCTCCTAGAGGAAAGATTAAGTCTAAAGATGGTAAAATACTGGTTTCGAACCGATTGGCTTATACTGTTTCCATTCTTCCTGATAAGATTAATAATGAATTAGAAGCTACTTTAGAAAAGTTAAGCCGGTTTTTAGATATGGGAATTGATGAATTAGAAGCGAAAGTAAACGGGGATGTTGATAGTAAATCTGTTGTATTAAAAAGAGATATCAGCCAAAGAGAGTTAGTTATCCTGGAGGAAAACAAGAGTGAACTGCCGGGAGTGATAATTAATAAGATTCCTGTTCGGGATTATGTCTATGATCAATTAGGAAGCCATTTTCTCGGTTATGTAGGAGAAATTTCAGCAGCCCAACTGGAAAGGTATCAAGATTCAGGCTATAAGGTAAATGATATTATAGGTAAGACCGGGCTTGAACTGGAATATGAGGAATATCTGCGCGGTAATGATGGTAAGAAACAGCTTGAAGTCAATAGTTTAGGACAGAAGAAACAGACTTTAGGTATTAAGCAGCCAACTTCTGGTAATGATCTGATTTTAAATATTGATTCTGAATTACAGAAGATCGTACAGCAGCATCTTAAAGATGGATTGGAGAGATTACAGAATAAAGCAAAAGAGGATGATGAAATACCAGAACCTCCCACAGGAGGAGCAGTAGTAGCTTTAGATCCGAATACAGGAGAGGTACTTGCCTTAAGTAGTGCTCCTAATTATGATCTTTCCCTCTTTTCTGGAGGGATTTCCAGTAAGAATTGGAAGAAACTCAATAGTGATCCACAGCGTCCGCTGCTTAATAGAGCAATTAGCAGGACGCCGCCTTCAGGTTCTATCTTTAAGTTAGTTACGGGCACAGCAGCAATTGAAGAATTAGGTGTAACTGCTGATAGCGAATTTTATGATCCAGGCTATTATCAGGTAGCAGATACAAAGTTTAAAAATTGGCTTACGGGAGGCCAGGGAAATCTTGATTTTATTGATGCTATTGCTTTTTCTAATAATACTGTTTTTTATGAACTGGGACATAAGTTATATAAACAGGATAAGAATCTTCTGCAGGAATATGCTAAAGAATATGGTTTAGGAAAAAAGACAGGAATCGATTTACCTAATGAAAAAGATGGATTAGTACCTAGTCCTGCTTGGAGAGAAGAACACTTTACAAAGCATATTAATAAAGTCTGGCTTCCTGGTTATACAATTAATTTAGCCATTGGCCAGGGAAATCTAAAGACCACACCGATTCAACTGGCCAATCTCATTTCTGCTATTGCTAATGGAGGTACGATCTATTCACCGCAGATTGTAGATAGGATTGTCGGACATCAGAATCAAGTAGTCAAGGATTATAAACCACAGATATTAAATGAATTATCAGTTTCTGATTCTACTCTTGAGATTCTACAAACTGGAATGGAAGGAGTTACTACTTATGGGACTGCCGGTTCTTTTTTTGAAGATTTATCCATTACAGTAGCCGGAAAGACCGGCACTGCTCAGACTAATTCTAATAGAAGCAATCATGCTTGGTTTGCTGGTTATGCACCAGTGGATAATCCGCAGATAGCTATTGTAGTATTTATTGAATACGGCAGCTCCAGTAGAAATACTTTACCTATAGCTCGGCAAATTCTAGAGGATTATTTAGTTAAATAA
- a CDS encoding site-2 protease family protein, giving the protein MYIIKILGVKIKLNLLFLVVILIFGYFRLLDKAVITFGSAFLHELTHVAVAKGNGIGIDEVELLPFGGVAKYNDLLELDPKVEIKTAMAGPLCNLFLAAVMVICLRYSFFNAGWGLFLIRTNLVIAFFNLLPALPLDGGRVFRAFKTRQLGFRQATKLTICLSRYLAVTVGVLALIGLWFGYFNIMLLIIAFFIYTSTFKENRNNIYILMRYLNQKKQRLKERKILRNEELVVIETTKIKKVIEKFKPKSFHTIMVVDNDLNIIATLTEEEIITALLELGINIQIKDLI; this is encoded by the coding sequence ATGTATATTATTAAAATTTTGGGAGTTAAGATCAAGCTGAATCTATTATTTTTGGTAGTTATTTTGATTTTTGGTTATTTTCGATTATTGGATAAGGCTGTAATTACTTTTGGTTCTGCTTTTTTACATGAGTTGACTCATGTAGCAGTGGCTAAGGGTAATGGGATTGGGATAGATGAAGTTGAACTGCTTCCTTTTGGAGGCGTGGCTAAGTATAATGATTTACTGGAATTAGATCCTAAAGTTGAGATTAAGACTGCTATGGCCGGACCGCTCTGTAATTTATTTCTGGCTGCAGTTATGGTTATCTGTCTTCGGTATTCCTTTTTTAATGCTGGCTGGGGTCTTTTTCTTATTAGGACTAATCTGGTTATTGCTTTTTTTAATCTTTTGCCTGCTTTACCATTAGATGGAGGACGAGTATTTCGGGCCTTTAAAACAAGACAGTTAGGATTTAGACAGGCTACTAAACTAACTATTTGCCTCAGTAGATATCTGGCTGTTACTGTTGGTGTTTTGGCCCTGATTGGTCTGTGGTTTGGCTACTTTAATATTATGTTGTTGATTATTGCTTTTTTTATTTATACGTCTACTTTTAAAGAAAACAGGAATAATATATATATATTGATGAGATATTTAAACCAAAAAAAGCAACGATTAAAAGAAAGAAAGATATTGAGAAATGAAGAATTAGTAGTTATTGAGACAACTAAAATCAAAAAGGTCATAGAAAAGTTTAAGCCTAAATCCTTTCATACGATTATGGTAGTCGATAATGATTTAAATATAATTGCTACTTTGACCGAAGAAGAAATAATTACTGCCTTATTGGAGTTAGGAATTAATATTCAGATCAAAGACTTGATTTAA
- the minD gene encoding septum site-determining protein MinD, whose product MDGKAIVITSGKGGVGKTTTAANLGTGLAKLGNEVVLIDADIGLRNLDVVLGLENRIVYDIVNVVEEQCRLEQALIKDKRYDSLCLLPAAQTRDKTAVAPDQMEELCNRLKQDFDYVLVDSPAGIEQGFKNAIAGVDEGIIVTTPEVSAIRDADRIIGMLEAEGIKEPEVIINRMRMDMVKKGDMMDIDDMIEILAIKLLGVVPDDEQIVVSTNKGEPIILSGGKTKAGQAFENIVHRITGENVPLMSLDESFMDRFKRIIGLG is encoded by the coding sequence ATGGACGGAAAAGCAATAGTAATTACCTCAGGTAAAGGGGGAGTAGGTAAGACTACTACTGCTGCTAATTTAGGAACTGGATTGGCTAAATTAGGCAATGAAGTAGTTCTCATAGATGCTGATATTGGTTTGAGGAATTTGGATGTAGTATTGGGATTAGAGAATAGAATTGTCTATGATATAGTTAATGTTGTAGAAGAGCAGTGTAGGTTAGAGCAGGCTTTAATTAAAGATAAGAGGTATGATAGTTTATGTCTGCTACCTGCTGCCCAAACGAGGGATAAAACAGCAGTAGCTCCTGATCAAATGGAAGAATTATGTAACCGTTTGAAACAGGATTTTGATTATGTATTAGTTGATTCACCAGCAGGAATTGAACAGGGATTTAAGAATGCTATTGCAGGAGTAGATGAGGGTATAATCGTTACTACTCCTGAAGTGTCGGCTATTAGAGATGCTGACCGGATTATAGGTATGCTGGAAGCTGAAGGTATCAAAGAACCAGAAGTAATTATCAATCGGATGAGAATGGATATGGTTAAAAAAGGAGATATGATGGATATTGATGATATGATTGAAATTTTAGCCATCAAATTATTGGGAGTAGTACCTGATGATGAACAGATTGTAGTTTCTACTAATAAAGGAGAGCCGATTATTCTATCTGGTGGTAAAACGAAAGCTGGACAGGCTTTTGAGAATATTGTACATAGAATTACAGGGGAGAATGTGCCTTTGATGTCGCTGGATGAAAGTTTTATGGATAGATTTAAACGGATTATCGGTCTGGGATAA
- the mreC gene encoding rod shape-determining protein MreC, with protein sequence MGSFFRRHQKFILVLVILVLILSLANLVDSVFSDSDWGQGIVIDAIASLAGGIDLINSEVSDTFNVILNYNKVKQENARLKKEVKSLEWKVHQLKEVVKENARLRDLLSFKSRVPFEVIGAKVITKSADNWSRLITINRGRNSGLESKMLVVTYNGYLVGRVEKVTAYNAQVLLLSDPNFTISGLVAKEDSREVGIINGAISQKKELKMKRLPWNAEVKAGDQVITSGLSDTYPKGIIIGDVKEVKPDDHGLTRLAILEPFVDLNTFEEVLVITDF encoded by the coding sequence TTGGGTTCATTCTTTCGCAGACATCAGAAATTTATTCTTGTCTTGGTAATTTTAGTTCTAATTTTGAGTTTAGCAAACTTAGTGGATAGCGTTTTTTCTGATAGTGATTGGGGGCAGGGGATTGTTATTGATGCTATTGCTTCCTTGGCTGGAGGAATAGATTTAATTAATTCTGAAGTAAGTGATACGTTTAATGTTATCCTTAATTACAATAAAGTTAAGCAAGAGAATGCCAGATTAAAAAAAGAAGTAAAAAGTTTAGAATGGAAGGTTCATCAGCTAAAAGAAGTAGTCAAGGAGAATGCTAGGCTGCGGGATTTATTAAGTTTCAAGTCCCGAGTTCCTTTTGAAGTTATAGGAGCTAAAGTAATTACTAAAAGTGCTGATAATTGGTCCCGGCTGATAACTATTAATCGTGGACGCAATTCAGGATTAGAATCTAAGATGTTGGTTGTTACTTATAACGGCTATTTGGTAGGGAGAGTAGAGAAGGTTACTGCCTATAATGCTCAGGTTTTATTACTTAGTGATCCTAACTTTACTATTAGCGGTTTGGTAGCTAAAGAGGATTCCCGAGAAGTCGGAATTATAAATGGAGCTATAAGCCAAAAAAAAGAATTGAAGATGAAACGCTTACCTTGGAATGCTGAGGTTAAAGCTGGTGATCAAGTAATAACTTCTGGTTTGTCGGATACTTATCCGAAAGGAATTATAATTGGTGATGTAAAAGAAGTTAAGCCGGATGATCACGGGTTAACAAGGTTAGCTATTTTAGAGCCATTTGTTGATTTAAATACTTTCGAGGAAGTATTAGTAATTACTGATTTTTAG